The following is a genomic window from Candidatus Cloacimonadota bacterium.
GGAGCTTCGCTGGCCAGTTGTTCCAGCTCGAGTCGCGGCGCTTGGGAGAAGAATTCCGCTACAATTTTTGTTATCTCGTCCTTGTAACCGTCGAGAGTCTTGAAATAGGTGCTGCCGGTGACTTTGATCAGTAGCTTGAAACGATCCTTAACCTCACAGCTGGAGAAATTAAGGGCGATTCCGGAAGCGCCGCTTTCCTTTTTGACCCTGGCTTTGATGCGCTCCCAGACCTTGTCCAGGTTTTCTTGGCTAAAATCCAGCTTGTTGCTCGGAACTGGTTCCGCCGTCCGGATCGGTTCCGGTTTCTGTACCGCAGCAGGGGCAGAGCCACGCGCCGGGGCGGCGGAAACGGCACCGGAAGATAGATTGGCGATCAACTTCGCCACGTCTTCCATTTCATCCAGTTTGCACAGCTTGAGCATCATGAGTTCAAAGATCAGATAAGGGTTGCCGCTGCTCTTGATTTCGTTGCGCGCCTGCAGCAACATGCTCATCACATAGAGCAGGTTTTCCCGGCTGAAGAGAGCCGCGATGCCGTCGTAGAGCGGATATTCCTCGCTGGTGACCTCGCTGGGCGACATCCCGATCTTGCGCAGGATAACGATGCGGATGAATTCCATCATGTTGTTCAGGAATTCCTGCAGGTCCACTCCTTCCTCAAAGATGGCCTGCAACTTTTCCAGCAGGGCGGAGTTTTCCCGGGCGTGGATCAGCCGCATCAGTTCACAGTAGATTTGGGTGGGGATGAGGCCAAAGATTTCGCGCACCTTGTCGATGGTCACTTTGTCCTGGCAGTAGGAAAGCACCTGGTCGGTGAGGGAAAGGGCGTCGCGCAGGCTTCCGTCGGCCTTGCGGGCTATCAAGTGCAGCGACTCCGAGTCGATCTCGATTTTTTCCTCCAACATGAGTTCCTTGAGCCGTTTCACGATGGCATCGATCGGAATCCGTTTGAAATCATAGCGTTGGCAGCGGGAAATGATGGTGGGCAAAACTTTGAAGGGCTCAGTGGTGGCAAAGATGAAGAGCACTTTTTCCGGCGGTTCTTCAAGCGTTTTAAGCAGGGCGTTGAACGCGTTTTTGGAAAGCATGTGCACTTCGTCGATGATATAGATTTTCCAAGGCGACTGGCTGGGCGCGTAAAGCAATTCGCGCTGAAGCTCGCGGATGTCGTCCACGCCGGTGTTTGAGGCGCCGTCGATCTCGATCACGTCTGCAGATGTTCCAGCCGCGATCTCCAGGCAGTTGTGGCATTTATTGCAGGGAGAGATGGTGGGGCCTTCCACGCAGTTGAGGTTTTTTGCCAGGATGCGGGCCATGGAGGTTTTTCCCACTCCCCGCGGCCCGGTGAAAAGGTAGGCATGGGCGATGCGGTTGCTAAGCAGCGCGTTGTTCAGTATTTCGGTGATATGGTCTTGCGCGTAAACCTCTTTGAAGGTTTGCGGACGGTATTTTCTGGCAAGTACTAAATAGCTCATCTGTGCTCCGTCGTCATTCTTTTTCAGCCCGGTCTTTCAGGCAAGCATTTTCTGCTGGACAAATTCGGCGGCTTTATATAAAGTGAATTAACCTGGCGGTTGCCGGGAGTTCCCGATATTATGAAAAGCAGTGGAGGTATAAGATGAAATTGGAAGGAAAAGTGGTGATTGCCCAGGGCGGAGGCCCGACGGCTGTGATCAACCAATCTTTGGTGGGGGTTACCCTCGAGGCAAGGAAATTTCAGCAGGTGACGCGGGTTTACGGCGCGCTGTACGGCGTGCAGGGCATCGTGAACGAGCAGTTCATCGATCTCACCCAGGAAACAACTCACAATCTGGAACAGGTGGCCAACACGCCCTCCTCGGCGCTGCTGTCCACGCGCGACAAACCGGATGAGCAGTACTGCCGCGAGATTTTCCGGGTGCTGAAAGCCCATGGCGTCCGCTATTTCTTTTATATTGGCGGAAACGATTCCGCCGATACGGTGCGCATCGTGAACGAAGAGGCAGATCAGGCCGATTACGAATTCCGCGCCATCCACATTCCCAAAACTATCGATAACGACCTTGTGCTCAGCGATCACACCCCGGGTTACGGCTCGGCGGCCAGATTCGTGGCCTCTGCCTTCACAGGGGTGAACCTCGACAACCGCGCCCTGCCCGGAGTTTACATCGGCGTGGTAATGGGTCGGCACGCCGGTTTTCTCACAGCCGCCGCGGCTCTGGCCCAGAAATATCCGGATGACGGGCCTCATCTGATTTACATGCCCGAAAGGCCTTTCAGGCAGGAGAATTTCCTGGCTGACGTGAAACGCGTTTACGACCAGTATGGACGCTGCGTTGTAGCTGTTTCGGAAGGAATCGTAGACGAACACGGCACCCCCGTGATGACCATCCTCACCAAGAACAGCGAAACTGACGCCCACGGCAACGTGCAGCTTTCCGGAACGGGTATGCTGGGCGATCTTCTGAGCGACCTGGTGAAGGAAAAACTCAAAATCAAGCGCGTGCGTTCTGACACTTTTGGCTATCTGCAGCGTTCTTTCGTAGGCTGCGTTTCAGATGTGGACCAGCGCGAAGCCCGCGAAGTGGGTGAACGTGCCGCTCATTACGCGATCTGGTACAATCTGGATGGCTCAATTTCCATCCAGCGCACGGGGTTTTACTCAGTGAACTACCAGCTAGAAAAACTGGCTGACGTGGCCCGCAAGACCCGCCACATGCCTGATGAATACATCAATTCCAGCGGCAACGGGGTCACCGATGAGTTCAAATATTACCTCCGGCCGCTACTTGGTTCAGGCTTTGGCGCAGCGCACAGGCTCCGTGCCCCCAGGGTGGCAAACTTGCTCAAGGGAAACGCTTGACATTAAGTCGCGCGATAAAATAATGGTCAAAAAAACAAATACAGATATGGAGGAACCCATGACCTTTCAAGAATTCATGAACAAAGTCACCGCCAAGAACCCGGATCAACCCGAATTTCTGCAGGCGGTAAAAGAAGTCGTCGAAACCATTTGGGACGTCTATCAGGCCAATCCCCGCTTTGTGAAAGCCAACATTATGGAACGCTTGGTCGAGCCTGAACGCACGATCATTTTCCGCGTTCCCTGGATGGATGACAATGGTGATGTGCATGTGCAGCGCGGCTACCGCGTGCAGTTCAACAGCGCCATCGGCCCCTACAAGGGCGGTATCCGCTTCCACCCCAGCGTGAACCTCTCCATTATGAAGTTCCTCGGCTTTGAGCAAATTTTCAAAAACAGCCTCACCACCCTGCCCATGGGCGGCGGCAAAGGCGGTTCGGATTTTGACGCCAGAGGAAGATCAGACGCTGAGATCATGCGTTTCTGCCAATCCTTCATGGCTGAACTCTACCGCCATATCGGCCCGGACACAGACGTTCCCGCTGGCGACATCGGCGTGGGCAAGCGCGAAATCGGCTATCTTTATGGCTATTATAGAAAGCTGGTCAATGAGTTCACCGGCGTTTTCACCGGCAAAGGCAGTACCTGGGGCGGAAGCCTAATCCGTCCTGAAGCCACCGGCTTTGGCGTGGTCTATTTCGCCGAAGAAATGCTCAAGACCAAGGGTAAGAGCTTCGAAGGCCTGCGCGTTGCGTTGTCCGGATTTGGCAACGTTGCCTGGGGCGCTGCCCAGAAGATCAACGAGCTGGGAGGTAAAGTGGTCACCCTCTCCGGTCCCGACGGCTACATCTATGATGAAGACGGCGTTTCCGGCGAAAAGGTTGACTACATGCTCGAGCTCCGCGCTTCGAACAATGACCGCGTTATCGATTATGCCAAGGTCTTCCCCAAAGCCAAATTCTTCGAAGGCAAGCGTCCTTGGGAAGTTCCCGTGGATGTGGCCATCCCCTGCGCCACTCAGAACGAACTGAACGTGGAAGACGCCAAAAACCTCATGAAGAACAACTGTTTCTGCGTCACCGAAGCCGCGAACATGCCATGCACACCTGAAGCGATGGAAGTGTTCTTGAACGCCAAGATCCTCTACGCGCCTGGCAAAGCAGCCAACGCCGGCGGTGTCTCCACCAGCGGACTGGAAATGACCCAAAACTCCATGCGCCTGAGCTGGAACCGCGAAGAAGTCGACGCCCGCCTGCACGGAATCATGAAGAACATCCATGAAGCCTGCCGCGAAAACGGCGAACAGGCCGATGGTTACATCAACTATGTGAAAGGCGCCAACGTCGCCGGCTTCCTGAAAGTCGCCAACGCCATGTACGACCAGGGCATCATCTAAACAACAAACAACCATCCAACATAACACCCGGCTCACCCGAGCCGGGTTTTTTGCCTTTCCTGATTGACTCCACCTTTGCCCTTTCCAATCCACATCCCATTCACTTCCCGTAGACTTCCCGCTTGCCAAACGGGAATTCTACGGGAAGTGGTCAGGATGCGAGTGGGATGGGGTAAAGCACGGAAACAGGGACGATCACCCTGGAGAGCGGACTGGCAAAGGAAAAGAAGAACCCCGGACCTTGTGATCCGGGGTTGGGTGCTTATTATGTGGACTGGTATGAAACCGTCCTTGGATGGTTTTATTTCATCAGGACGATGCGTCCGTTCCTGAGCTGTCCTGTGGTGTTCATCCGGTAGTAATAGACGCCGCTGTTGACCGGCTTGCCTTGGTTGTCAGTGCCGTCCCAACTGGTGTTGGCGATGCCGGAATTGTCAGTGCGGAGGGCGAAGCTCTTCACAAGCTGGCCGCGGACGTTGTAGATGGCAAAATCCACGTCAGCATCAGCTTTGCTTTGGATGCTGATGGCTGTATTGGTCTGGAAGGGATTGGGATGCACGCTCACGGTGATCTCCGCGGGCGCGATCTGGTCGTCAATACCCACGCCGACGTTGACAGTGACAACATTGGAAGGATCGGAGAGCATCATGGGGTTGTTGAACAGGGTGCAGATCCAGTATTCGTGGGTTCCGGAGGGAACTCCGCTGTCTGTGAAGGTGAGGGTGTTCGGGTTCGTGATGCTGGAAATGCTGAGGCCGTTGCGGAAGAGGCGGTAGCCCACAAATCCCTTTCCTTCAAAGTGTTCCGGGCGTTCCCAGGTGAGGACCACGGTGTTTGGGGGTGTAACGGTGGCTTGCAGATTCCGGGGCGCGGGCAAGTTCTCGATGGGGATGGTGTAAGAACTCATTACCGCTGTGCCGGGCATGCCGTGCTGATCAACGGGGGTCACCTCGAAAGCGAGGGGGAAGCCCAAATCTTCTGCTGTGGCGATATAAGCCTGCTCATTGGCGCCGGCTATAGCCTGGGGTGTGTTGTTCACGATCCTGTACCACTTCAGGATCGAATTGCCTTCGGTGTTTCCGTCCGCATCATTGAAGGAATAGGACCCTGTCAGCTCCTGATTGATAACGGGCGGGCCGCTGATTATCACATCGGTGGCAGTGGGGGCGGCGTTGATAAAGCCCGTTCCGGAGAGGGGAATGGTGATGTTGGGATGGTTGTAGAGGTTGCCGGTGATGGTCAGCGTTCCGTTGTAGGTCTGGGCGGCAGTAGGGGTGAAAGTGATGTTGGCCGTGATGGATGAGGTTCCTGGAATGTTGAAAGTGGATACATCGCTTGTAAAGGCGGGATTGTCAATGGAGATGGTCCCGCTGGCAGGAGTTGAGATGTAGTTTATTATCGAGATGGGAATAACCGCGCTGCCGTTCACATACATGTCTGGAAAAGCAATGTTGTCGGTGGAGACGGGATACGCGCCCACCAGTCCTGCCAGGGAGTATTTCACGCCCTGAAGGATTTCCTTGGAGGTCATGTTCTGGAGGAAGAAGACCACTTCACAATTGGCCAGGTTCCAGTTTGCGGCAGGGGTGAAAGTCAGGTTGACGGTTGTGGTCCCACCTGTGTCCAGGTCGATGGTGGTTCCGTTCTGATTGGGGGCCATTAAGCGGTTGACGTTGTCCACTGTGGTTTGGTTGAACCAGACTTGGGGGATGTTCGATTCGGTGAGAACGCCATGCAACTTGACGTTGGTGTTGGTGTCCGCCTCCGGTTTGCTGATGGTCACGGCAATTTGGAAATCGCCGCCCACCTGG
Proteins encoded in this region:
- the dnaX gene encoding DNA polymerase III subunit gamma/tau, whose amino-acid sequence is MSYLVLARKYRPQTFKEVYAQDHITEILNNALLSNRIAHAYLFTGPRGVGKTSMARILAKNLNCVEGPTISPCNKCHNCLEIAAGTSADVIEIDGASNTGVDDIRELQRELLYAPSQSPWKIYIIDEVHMLSKNAFNALLKTLEEPPEKVLFIFATTEPFKVLPTIISRCQRYDFKRIPIDAIVKRLKELMLEEKIEIDSESLHLIARKADGSLRDALSLTDQVLSYCQDKVTIDKVREIFGLIPTQIYCELMRLIHARENSALLEKLQAIFEEGVDLQEFLNNMMEFIRIVILRKIGMSPSEVTSEEYPLYDGIAALFSRENLLYVMSMLLQARNEIKSSGNPYLIFELMMLKLCKLDEMEDVAKLIANLSSGAVSAAPARGSAPAAVQKPEPIRTAEPVPSNKLDFSQENLDKVWERIKARVKKESGASGIALNFSSCEVKDRFKLLIKVTGSTYFKTLDGYKDEITKIVAEFFSQAPRLELEQLASEAPTKVEIKRHTLEDLKNLDKNLARFIEITDSKISQ
- a CDS encoding 6-phosphofructokinase, producing MKLEGKVVIAQGGGPTAVINQSLVGVTLEARKFQQVTRVYGALYGVQGIVNEQFIDLTQETTHNLEQVANTPSSALLSTRDKPDEQYCREIFRVLKAHGVRYFFYIGGNDSADTVRIVNEEADQADYEFRAIHIPKTIDNDLVLSDHTPGYGSAARFVASAFTGVNLDNRALPGVYIGVVMGRHAGFLTAAAALAQKYPDDGPHLIYMPERPFRQENFLADVKRVYDQYGRCVVAVSEGIVDEHGTPVMTILTKNSETDAHGNVQLSGTGMLGDLLSDLVKEKLKIKRVRSDTFGYLQRSFVGCVSDVDQREAREVGERAAHYAIWYNLDGSISIQRTGFYSVNYQLEKLADVARKTRHMPDEYINSSGNGVTDEFKYYLRPLLGSGFGAAHRLRAPRVANLLKGNA
- the gdhA gene encoding NADP-specific glutamate dehydrogenase, which encodes MTFQEFMNKVTAKNPDQPEFLQAVKEVVETIWDVYQANPRFVKANIMERLVEPERTIIFRVPWMDDNGDVHVQRGYRVQFNSAIGPYKGGIRFHPSVNLSIMKFLGFEQIFKNSLTTLPMGGGKGGSDFDARGRSDAEIMRFCQSFMAELYRHIGPDTDVPAGDIGVGKREIGYLYGYYRKLVNEFTGVFTGKGSTWGGSLIRPEATGFGVVYFAEEMLKTKGKSFEGLRVALSGFGNVAWGAAQKINELGGKVVTLSGPDGYIYDEDGVSGEKVDYMLELRASNNDRVIDYAKVFPKAKFFEGKRPWEVPVDVAIPCATQNELNVEDAKNLMKNNCFCVTEAANMPCTPEAMEVFLNAKILYAPGKAANAGGVSTSGLEMTQNSMRLSWNREEVDARLHGIMKNIHEACRENGEQADGYINYVKGANVAGFLKVANAMYDQGII
- a CDS encoding Omp28-related outer membrane protein, with amino-acid sequence MKKTLLIILGLLGLLAFLPAVPRNLVVVEVGTGTWCGYCPGAAMGCHDLLQNNHPVAIIKNHNGDSYANTYSNARNSFYGITGYPTALFDGQNASVGGSSSSSMYSNYLPKVNARMAVPSHYTISAQGAQVGGDFQIAVTISKPEADTNTNVKLHGVLTESNIPQVWFNQTTVDNVNRLMAPNQNGTTIDLDTGGTTTVNLTFTPAANWNLANCEVVFFLQNMTSKEILQGVKYSLAGLVGAYPVSTDNIAFPDMYVNGSAVIPISIINYISTPASGTISIDNPAFTSDVSTFNIPGTSSITANITFTPTAAQTYNGTLTITGNLYNHPNITIPLSGTGFINAAPTATDVIISGPPVINQELTGSYSFNDADGNTEGNSILKWYRIVNNTPQAIAGANEQAYIATAEDLGFPLAFEVTPVDQHGMPGTAVMSSYTIPIENLPAPRNLQATVTPPNTVVLTWERPEHFEGKGFVGYRLFRNGLSISSITNPNTLTFTDSGVPSGTHEYWICTLFNNPMMLSDPSNVVTVNVGVGIDDQIAPAEITVSVHPNPFQTNTAISIQSKADADVDFAIYNVRGQLVKSFALRTDNSGIANTSWDGTDNQGKPVNSGVYYYRMNTTGQLRNGRIVLMK